A genomic segment from Nitrospira sp. encodes:
- a CDS encoding Phosphoribosylformylglycinamidine synthase, PurS subunit: protein MRAKIHVTLKQGILDPQGKAIEHALDSLGFKNAANVRVGKYMEVDVNESDRAKAESQVKAMCEKLLANTVIEDYRYELQ, encoded by the coding sequence ATGAGGGCCAAGATTCATGTGACGCTGAAGCAGGGTATTCTGGATCCGCAGGGGAAGGCGATCGAGCATGCGCTGGACTCGCTCGGGTTCAAGAACGCGGCGAATGTGCGGGTGGGCAAATATATGGAAGTGGATGTGAACGAATCGGACAGGGCGAAGGCCGAGTCGCAAGTGAAGGCGATGTGCGAGAAGCTGCTGGCGAATACGGTCATTGAGGACTATCGGTACGAGTTGCAATAG
- a CDS encoding Phosphoribosylaminoimidazole-succinocarboxamide synthase has product MAGEPTDTMIYEGKAKKIFTTDRPDQVLQYFKDDATAFNAQKRGTIVEKGVVNNKVSERLFRLLEQQGIPTHFIGRVSDREMLTKKVTIVPVEVVVRNVVAGSLAKRLGLKEGVSIEPEIIEFYYKDDALGDPLVNDDHLRLLNVATPAVLREMRDLGRKINAVLLPFFKERRMILVDFKLEFGVFHNRLILADEISPDTCRLWDQTTKESMDKDRFRKDLGKIEEAYQEVLKRVCG; this is encoded by the coding sequence ATGGCTGGTGAACCCACGGACACGATGATCTATGAGGGCAAGGCCAAGAAAATTTTCACGACCGACCGGCCCGACCAAGTGTTGCAGTATTTCAAGGACGACGCGACGGCGTTCAATGCACAGAAGCGCGGGACCATCGTCGAAAAGGGTGTGGTCAACAACAAGGTGTCGGAACGACTGTTCCGGCTCTTGGAGCAACAGGGGATTCCGACGCATTTCATCGGCCGCGTGAGCGACCGCGAGATGCTGACCAAAAAGGTGACGATCGTGCCGGTCGAGGTGGTGGTGCGGAACGTCGTCGCGGGGAGCCTTGCGAAGCGGCTCGGACTCAAGGAAGGGGTTTCCATCGAGCCGGAAATCATCGAGTTCTATTACAAGGACGATGCCCTCGGCGATCCGTTGGTGAACGACGATCACCTCCGCCTGTTGAACGTGGCGACGCCGGCCGTGCTGCGGGAGATGCGTGACCTGGGCAGGAAGATCAACGCGGTGTTGTTGCCGTTCTTCAAAGAACGTCGCATGATCCTGGTCGATTTCAAGTTGGAGTTCGGCGTCTTTCACAATCGGCTCATCCTGGCCGACGAAATTTCCCCCGACACCTGCCGGTTGTGGGATCAGACCACGAAGGAGTCGATGGATAAGGATCGGTTCAGGAAGGATTTGGGCAAGATCGAAGAGGCGTATCAAGAGGTGTTGAAGCGGGTGTGTGGGTAG